The genomic stretch TAGAGCGTGGTGAGAAGTTGTTAGAAGAAATTCTGGCAAAGCCTGAAGTAAAAGCTAGCAAAACTATTTCGGGTGTTGATGCCTTCACTCTTTATGATACCTACGGATTCCCTCTTGAGTTAACTCAAGAGATTGCCGAAGAGGAAGGTTTCAGCGTTGATGCCGATGGCTTTGAATCCGAAATGAAGAAGCAACAGGAGCGATCGCAAGCTGCCCATGAAGATATTGATTTACTAGCAAAAGACAACTGGGTAAATATCGCTAAGGAAATCGGTAAGACGGAATTTCTTGGCTATACAGAACTCAGTAGCACCGCTACGGTCAAAGCAATTCTAGTCAATGGCGAACTCACGAAAAAGGCGATCGCAGGCAGTAAAGTCCAAATCGTGCTGGATCGGACTCCCTTCTATGCGGAGTCTGGCGGACAGGTTGGTGATAGGGGTTATCTTGCCATTGGTGAAGCGATAGCTAAAATTAGTGATGTGCAAAAGCAAGCTGATTTATTTATCCATATTGGACAAATTGAACGCGGCGAAATTGCGGTCGGTGATAGTGTCAATGCTCAAATCGCCCTATCCGAGCGCCGCCGCATCCAAGCTCACCATACCGCTACCCACCTATTACAATCAGCCCTGAAGAAAATCGTTGATTCTAACGTTTCTCAAGCAGGTTCTCTCGTGGATAGCGATCGCCTCCGCTTTGACTTCAATCTCAATCGTGCCGTCACCGCCGAAGAAATCCAGCAAATCGAACTCCAAATCAATAACTGGATTGCAGAAGCCCATGACTCTGTAATTGAAGTATTACCCATCGCTCAAGCCAAAGCGAAAGGTGCGATCGCCATGTTTGGTGAAAAGTATGGTGCTGAAGTCCGCGTGATGGATATTCCTAACGTATCGATGGAACTTTGCGGTGGTACGCACGTTAAGAACACCAGCGAAATCGGTGTATTCAAAATCATTTCTGAAACTGGTGTTGCCTCAGGTGTGCGCCGCATCGAAGCGATCGCAGGTCAAGCAGTTCTAGAATATCTAACCGTACGTGACAACATCACCAAGGACTTAAGTGATCGCTTTAAAATTAAGCCCGAAGAAATTAGCGATCGAATTACAGGTTTGCAGAATGAGTTGAAAAATTCCCAAAAAGAAGTAGAAACTCTCAAGCAACAACTTGCCCTAGTCAAAGCTGATAGCCTTCTGACTGAAACTCAACCCGTTGGCGATTTCAAGGTCTTGGTAGCCCAACTCCCTGACATTGAAGCCGAAGCTTTAAAATCTGCCGCTGAAAAACTCTCTGCGAAACTCGGCAACAGTGCCGTAGTTCTCGGCTCCTTCACAGAAGATGGCAAAGTAACCTTGGTTGCTTCCTTCAGTAAAGAGGTCAATGCTAAAGGCTTACAAGCTGGCAAATTTATCGGTGCGATCGCCAAAATCTGCGGCGGCGGCGGCGGCGGTCGTCCGAACCTCGCCCAAGCAGGTGGCAAAGATGCGAGCAAATTGCCAGAAGCTCTAGAAGCTGCGGAATCTCAGTTAAAACAAGCGCTCAGTAATTCTTAAAGTCCATACCAGCGATCACTTTCCATGTTTTTTCAGTAAAATCAATTTGTAAATCTCCAGACTAGTATTTTGTCCAAAAAAACATCTAAGCAACCACCTAATCCTTTAACCAAATGGCTAGCGTTAAATTGGGATCGTCCAGAGAGATCGTATAATCCCGATGTGCGTGATTTTTTGGCGGAATTACTGCGCTATCCGAAAGATTGTGTGGTGACTGAAGATAAAGTAACTGGCGGCTATCCTGATATTAAATTACTCACGCTCGAAAAAATGGCTTGGGTGGTGGGAGATTTAAAAAAAGATGATTCAGAGTTAACTATCGATCATGGTCGGCACAAGCTATGGCATCAAAAATCTAAGTATGTTGAAGGCTTGACTCGCTATGTTTTGTTTCTGACAGCACATTATCTTTGGGTGGTTTTACCAACTGGTGATACGGTTGTCGGTTTTGAAGAGCCTTTGGATTTAACGGCGATCTCTTTTAGTGAATTACAGGACAAGCTTAATTTCCTAAGTTACGAACAGGCAAACCACAATAATCTATGGGCAACATTTATCGAAGGTCAACTGCCATATATTTATCTAAAACTGGATGATGAGCAGGCTCTTGAGCGTTTACGTCAAGATTTACAGGCTAGTTTTACAGAATTAACTATTTCCGCAGAGCAGGCGATCGCCTCATTAGCCAATGAATATACACAATTTCAGCATCAAGAACAGGAAATAGAGCGTAATCTGGTGTATGCCAGTCAAGATGCTCAACGCCGTGCCAAAGTTCGCTTAAAGTTTAAATCTGATTTTCATCGTCATCTTTTTGAAGAAATTCTGCCCCGCTTTGAAGATCAGTATGGAAGGGATATCAATGCCAAAAGTAATCAAATTAAAGAACGGATTCGGGAATCTTTTGTCGCTGACTCAGTGGCTGTGTTAGTGGCGCGAGTCTTATTTTTGCGATTAGTTGAAGATTTAGAATTAACCAAAAAACGCAAACTTTCTAATGGCGGTCCTCGTGACTGGGCGGATTTTGTTGATTATTTGACAGGAGACGCTAAAGCGCTGGTACAACTAGTTGCTGAGGATGCAGGGCGACTATATCATGAGCCGTTTGAGCAGGGTCTATTTGACTGGATCTATGAAACTAATGGTGCGTTAGATGAATCGTTGCAACGATTGATCATTCGATTTAATGCCTACGATTTTGCGGGCTTATCTGAAGAGATTTTAGGTGATATCTATCAAAGTTTTTTACCGCCAGCGAAACGCAAACGTCTCGGTGAGTTTTATACACCAACCGCTTTAGTGGATTGGATCTTGGAACAGACAATTTTTAGTCATGGTGATGGGAAATTGCTTGATCCTTCCTGTGGTAGTGGTTCGTTTTTAGTACGCTATGTCCATCGCTGTTTACAGGAATCAAGAAACAGAGGTATATCGATTAATGATTCTCATAATCCGATTGTCAGGGATCTGCAAACCAATGTATGGGGCTTTGACTTAAATCCCTTTGCCGCTTTTATCAGCCATTTTCAATTAATGTGGGCTTTAATTCGGTTCAAGCCATCAACGACAGATATTCCTAAAGTTCACATTTATAATTTAAATAGTCTACTGAAGGATGATGATTTAGTTCCATTTTTAGGTGAAGAATTCTTTCCCGATGGTTCCATTGAGCGCGATCGCCAACAGTGGAAATATATCGTAGGTAATCCGCCCTATATTCGTGCAGAACGGGTGAAGTATGGCGATGAAATGAAGGGCTTATGGAATCAGATTTGGGGTCAAAATGCTGATACTGGTTTAGTATTTCTCTATCGTGCCTTGACGGAGTCACTGGAATCTGGGGGTTGGTTGGGAATGGTGGTAAGTGGTGGCTATGCTAATTCTGAGGCAGCCGCTAAGATTTGGAAGTTACTATACCCAAATCGTGAAGCTTCCTTAAGAAAAATTGTCTGGTTGGAGTTTGCTGGCAAAATTTGGGATGCTAATGTAATTCCGATGTTGTTGATTATCGAAAAAGTTCCTGCTCAGGATAATGACAAAATTGAAATTTATGTGCCTGATCAAGCTTCTCAAACTTTATCCAAAAATTTATTAAAGTGCGATCGCCCAGTCAAGATTAGATACAAAGATTTCTTTGATGCTAAAGTCAGCCCCAGAATTACAGATATTAATCTCAGCGATTCGGCAGAAGGGCGATGGGGTAACTATCTATTGCCATTGCTGAAACCTAAAGATATTCCCATTCTCAAAAAACTATATCCAAGCAGCGATCGCGGCAAAATTGTCGAGTTAAAGCAAGCCGTAGAACCACAACTCAGCCGCAATAATCGTCCTTTCTGGTTTACCTATGGCATTCAACGGGGCGGTACAGAAGTTACAGAAGAACCAACAGGCGAAAATTCTGTTCAAGTTATTGCAGGGCGGAGTATTTCGATAGGATGGACAGGAGAATCGGTTGGCTGGGTTGACTTAGATATGGTTAGAGAACGACCATACGGCAAACTCAGTCTGTGGGCAGAAAAAATGCATGAAAAATTCTTAGTTGTAACTAATATTGGTTTAGTCCCCACAGCTTCGTTAGTTACTAACGGATCTATTGCTGCTGTTGATTCTTTGATTATCGCTTTACCGAAAGCTAATCTTGATCCTAAAATTGTTGTTACTTATATAAATAGCAAGTTAGCACGTTTTTATTACCTAGTTAGACTGCGTACAGGAGTATTAGCAGGATCATCTCGCGCTCACGTTTATCCTCGTGTTCTTGAGGCTATGCCTTGGGTAAAAAATCTAAATTCAAGTATTGAGCAAACTTTGGTTGATAATTACAATGAGTTGGCAAGATTAGCAGCGATCGCTAAAGATAACCCTGATGAATGGTTATTATCTGAAATTGAAAACTTAATTCAAGCTAGACGATATCGAATCACCGATCGCATTCTTGCGCTTAATTTAGTACATTGGACTGCTGAAGATATTCAAGCTGAAGAACTGAGACTAGATGATAGATTTATTCGTGCAGGTGAATCTTTCTTAGAATTATTAAATGCAGATTTAGCTGAATTAGTTTATAAACTTTTGATGTTAACTGCTGAGGAAGATACGCATATCTCTAAGTCAGTTATTCAGAAGTTAGTGGTTCCCCATAACTATGCTGAAGTGATTCAAACCTATAAACAAAAGGTGATTGACTTTCAAGAAGTTGAAGCCGATTTCTTTAGGGTTCTAGCCCGAATCGATCAAACTGTTTATGAAATGTTTGAACTCACCAAAGAAGAGCAAGCACATATCGAAAGCCGCTTATCGAGTTTTCCATTAAATAAATTGCAACCGCGCTATCCTTGGCAGACGGTTAAACCAAGACCGATTAAAGCCTATACCAGCGATCGCTTTGTCTAGATAATAATCATGGAATTAAAGAATCATGCTGACTAACATCAGAATGCTCATACAAGCTTGCAAAAAATCATCTATTGCCTACGAAATTTTGCATCCGAATCAGAATGTGGTTAAGGTCAAATTTGGCGATCGCGAATATTATTTCACTAACTACTCAACGCCTTTAACGTCGCAATCTGTTGCTGAGATTTTTAAAGACAAACAGTATTTTTATCAAATCTTTCAAGACGTAGTGAAGATGCCGCGCACGATATCTTTTATTTCTCCTTACTGTGATGAAAAGTATTTAGAGTATTTAGAATTTCCTTCTATCGATAAAATTATTAACGAGATAGAAAGAAATTTTGCGTTACCAGTTATTATCAAAAGAAATCGAGGATCGGGTGGAAATAACGTTTTTAAATGTACTAACTTACCAGAAATTCGCAAAGCTTTAGATCATATTTTCAACGTTAATAGTAAAAATTATGATTATGTAGCACTGGTACAAGAGCCTATCAATATTGTTAAAGAATATCGTTCTGTTTGCCTTAATCAAGAGCAAATAGTTTTATACGAAAAGGATATCTCTCAAGCAGTGTTTACAGGTAATCTCAGCCCATTGCATTGGGAAGGGGCAATCGCGAAACAAGTAAACGATGCTCAAGTTATACAGGCGATCGATCAATTCATTAAACCAATTTTTCAGAAAATGGCGATCGCCTATGTGGGTTTAGATGTTGCCTTGGATGATCAGGGTAATTACTGGTTGATTGAGGCGAACTCGCATCCGAATTTTGATATTTTCATTCGGGACAATGGCGAAGAAGCGATCGTGCAGCTTTTCCAAAAAGTCCTCGAATATTTAAAAACATAAAAAAGGGGCAGCGCTAAGCGCTGCCCCTTTTTTAATTAAAACTATAGCAAGCCAATTTGAGAAAGAATACCTTGACCAGTGAGCAACTCTGTCGCTAAACCGATAACGAAGCCAAGCATTGCAAGACGACCGTTCCAAGTTTCAGCGAAGTTATTAAAACCAAATTTGGGTTCTGTAGTGTCAGACATTGCAATTATCTCCTTTGTGTTTTGATTTTCAGACTTTAAAAATCTTTGCTTGAATTAATAATACTTTATATTTCTTAACACACCATACCACCTAGGGTAGATTCGATAAGGCTATCAGAGTCATTACCAAAGTAAATGATTAACAAGGGGCTTAAGTCCCTTGTCTAAAACTTGCATTTTCAAAGAGATAGGCGGCGCGAAGCGCCGCCTATCTCTTTTTGATAACAAAACAAAAGCTACCGAAATCTAGCGATCGCAGTAGCTTTTGCAAAAAATAAAAATGAATGAGAGCAATGGTAATAGCCAAGGCTATTAATTAGGCATCGTAAGTAGCCTTACCTGTAAACTTAACGCTTATAGGATTAGGGTTATCACCAATCTTGCGACCGACGCTATTAGCAGCAACGCGACCAGCATTCACCTTCTCAGGGAATACGCCATCTTGAGGATGGAGATACACTTGGTCACCATTTGGAAATTCGCGCCAAATTTTATAATTGGTGATCTTAAATTTACGCAACTGTGTACCTAAAGCAAGTGCTTGCTCTTTCTTTGCTAAGTAGAGTAAGTTGTCGCCCTTGACCATAGTTGCAGCGCCGCCAGTAGGAAGTTCAAATACTTGCTCTTTAGGGCTGTCCCAAGAGATCAGATACTTTTCTTCGGTAAAGGCTGCGTTGAGCAAACCACCTGTGCTACCGCCCCAGATAGGGGTTTTGCCAGTAGGTTTAGGAGCGGTAAAGCTCGCTGTTGCTTGTTCTTCTGACATTGAGATGTTCTCCCAAATTGCGTATACGCTTTTGATATCAAGTGCAAAGATATCATTTCTACATACCCCTGCTTCAAGCTTACTTAATGTTACTTTACGAAGCTTGACAAAACTTTTCTCAAAAAAACTCACGCGAAGTGGGAGCTTTTTTGAGTTAATTAGCTGGGCGCAATTAAGTATAAAACCCTAAAAGCTGTGGCGCACGCGCAGCGTGCGCCACAGCTTTTGGTTCTATTTTTTAATTATGCCTAGCTACTTAGGAGCTAATTAGTCTACTTAAATATCTTTCGATGAGGATCGCTGCCACAATGTCATCAATGGGACGGTCAGGCGATCGCATTCCACGGGGGACTAATTTCATTAAACCTGTTGCAGGATAAATGTCCCAAAATCTTTGTCGCGCCTCTTCACTACTATAACGCTCGTCTACAGTGATGATCCGCAAATCGGGGAATGATGCTTGCAACTTCGCTTTCCATTGCTTAGATGCGGTTTGATCGCCCATCACCATCAATGATATGGGGTAACTATCTAATAAGTTACCAACTTTAGCGATCGCCTCAGCGCTGGGGATAACTGCCTGAAAATGTAGCTTCCGATCTAAGCCCATGACAGCAACACCACATTTTTGTTTTCCGGGATCGAAACCTAGCAGCACAGATAGATATTCCTAAGTTAATAATTCGTAATTCGTAATTCGTAATTTTTGTTTACGTCGATGATGATTATATCTTTTGCGTAAATTCGTTGATGCCATTGCGGTAAGTTTCGCTCGAGTCTAGAAAGCCACCATTATGATCACCGCGCAATTTAACTAGTTTTTTCGGTGCATTGGCTACTTGAAAGTTTTTTTCGCCATGAGGAAACGGGATAATCTCATCCTCAGTGCTGTGAATGATTAATACAGGAATTTTGATATTCGGCAGGCGCTCAATGGAATTGTAGGAAAATTTTGATAATAGGCGAATTGGCAGGAATGGGTAAAGCTCGGCGGCGCGATCGCTAATTGAGGTAAAGGTCGAGGCAAGGATCAGCCCTGCTGCGAAATTTTGAGGATTTTGTTGAGCAGTAGTTTGGGCAATGTAGGAAGCGATCGCCCCACCTAGAGATTCGCCATAGATAATGATTTTTTGAGGTGGGATTTTGCGTTCTTGGGTGAGATATTGCCAAGCTGCCTCAACGTCTTTATAGGTTCCTTCTTCACTCGGCTGTCCTTCACTCTTGCCATAGCCGCGATAGTCAAATAAAAATGTGGCAAGTCCTAGGTCTTTAAATATCGGTAAATAGCTAACACGATTACCAATATTGCCACCATTACCATGACAAAATAAAATCACTGCTTTACCAATAGAGTTGTTGTCTTTTGCAGGTACAAACCAAGCAGATAAATTGACGTTATCTTTAGTAGTTAGTTGAATATCTTCAAATTTTAAGCCAATAGATTTTGGTGTTTCTAGGACATCTTTACTTGGCATAAATACCATATTTGCCTGTCCGAAATATAAGGCGATCGCTAAGCCAATATAAGCAAGAACAAGAACCCGAATCACTGGTAGCAAAAACTTCTGAAATATTTGAAATAATGGTTGCAAATTCTGGCTCATATTTCCTCTGTTATTAGCGATCACCGATCAAGTTTGTTGAAACAATTTAGAGATTTTCTTAAGAATCATAAGTACAGAGCAGAGTTCATTAGTCTTACGGTTATACAGTGAGAAGTCATTGGAAAACTGATATTGAGTGATCTCCCCTTTCAGCACTTTTAGGAATATTGAAAATCCACCATTGCTGATAAATCCATAGGTTGGTTGTGATTGATTAGGGCTATCCAGCATATAGGTAAGTGCTTGAGCCATGACTGATTCGATACTAAATGCTTGTCCTTTTGATTCAATTACTAGAACCCATAGTTTTTTGTGAATCACGAGTGTGTCAATCCGACCTTGATAGATGGTTTCTTCATTGTCATCAATATCTACCGATTCAATCTGAACGGGATATTCTGCTCTGATGTCGAAAGGCGGATCGTAAAAACTTGCCATTTCAAGCAAAGGTGCGATCGCGATTTGATTAACTAGTCCTTCGCTAATATGTCCATGATGGCGATGGTAAAGATAGCGCTCTTTTAATAGATCACAACGTTCTTTCTCAGCTTCGGTTAACTCTGGTAAATCTTCATACCATTCATTAAAAAAGCGATCGCTAATAGCTTGCTGTGCCGAAAACTTTGTTTCTACTTCTAGCAAACTATTAACATATTTAGAAATTGCTAATATCCTTACCATTACCTCTATCTCTTCTTGTTATATATCAATATTTTTGAGCTTATAGATTTGTACTGATAAGCATATTTGTAATATCAGAAAAAGCTTTCTTTAGTATGATTTCAGTTTTAAAGCTATAAATTCTTAATATCTATAAATATAAGTTTAACCTACAAATATTTTTTCTCTATGATATTTAAGAAAATCTTGGTCAGGATGAAATTTTTCAGGCATTTGGATCGGCTGATTGCGATAAACACCAAAGTTTTCTTTTATAGTCTTTTCTGACAAAAAATCTTTGATATAAGAACTTAAAATAATTTGATAATTTGAGTCAATAGTAATCAGTCCTTTATCAAATGCCTTATCTTGTGTGCTACTAAGGCAAAGTCCATTATGAGGATTTAGGCGATGCTCTGGATATTGGCTCCAAGGCAGAATATGACTAGCAACCAAAAGTGTTGCAATAGGATTTCCAGTAATACAACAACGTCCATAGTAATTACTTATTACAGTTTCTCGAAAGAATTTTTGACCGATACGGACTTTGACTGTAGCTTCAGATTCAGTTGATATTGAAGTGTTTTTATTAGCTAGTTTTTGTGAAAATATTTGAGGCTGAGTAGATTCTAATTCTGTTATATTGCTGTCAAATAACAACTGAAACTTTTCTTCGCTTTCATAGCCAAGAACCTCCCAATTCTCATTAAATTCTTTCCATATTTCTCTATCTGCTTTACTTGCTCCTTGTAGCCCCTTAATACCTCTTGCTTGCAAACTTGTATCAAGTGAGGCAAAATTAACAAGCTTCATGGCTAAACTACTTGGGGTTCTATCTATCTTTCGTGAGACCTCAATAATTATAGGTGTACGATGATGAAGCTGACCAAATGAGAGTTTGCAATATAAGTTCATTGCAATAATAAGTTCATCCCTTGACCATCTTCTACGCTCGGACATATTTACCTAATAAAATACAAAATGAGATAACAAACTGAATATTAGGGATTTCAATTTTACTTGTCTAGCAGATTTTTCACTGCTTCTTGAATATTTTCTTGTTTGATTAAAGACTCACCTACTAGTACTGCGATTGCACCACAATTTTGCACAAAATCTAAATCTTGACGGGTATAAATACCAGACTCGCTTACCCAGAGATATTTATTTCTAGTTTCTGGATCTAGTCTATCCATTAAAACTTTGGTCTGCTCAAGCTCGACGACAAAATTTTCTAAATTGCGATTGTTAATCCCGATTAAGCGCACATCAGGAATTCGCAAAACCCGATCTAATTCCTCTTGAGTATGTACCTCAACTAGAGCCGTCATTCCCAACTGATGAATTAATGCTTGTAACTCAGTCAAATCGGCATCAGTGAGAATAGCTGCAATTAGTAAAACAGCATCCGCACCATGCGATCGCCCCCAATAGATTTGATAGGGGTCAATAATAAATTCTTTGCAAAGTAACGGTAAATCAACAACTTGGCGTACTAATTGCAGATTTTCAAAACCACCTTGGAAAAACTCTGAGTCGGTCAATACCGAAAGACAACTTGCGCCACCAATTTCATAGGCTTTCGCGATTGCTTGCGGATCAAAATCTTCACGAAATACGCCTTTGCTGGGCGATGCTTTTTTGACCTCAGCGATCAAGGCAGGCTGGGTACGGGAATTTTGTAAACTGCCATAAAAGTCTCTCGCTGGTGGCACATTTGCCAGTTTAGCTTTCACCGCATCTAGTGACTCGCTGGCATACATTTGAGCCACCTCTCGCTCCTTTTGCCAGACAATTTTTTCTAAGATATTTTGGGGCGCATCAGTGATAGGGGCGATCGCATAACCTTTGTGTTGGGCAAATTCAGACTGGCGGCGTACTTGCATGGACGGAAATAGCTCTTACGGTGAAAGGACACAATTTTTAGCATAAAGCAATTTATGGAAAACCTAATCTAGACAGCACTTTTGTAAATAGCTTTATAAATAATGAAGTTTCTTTATAAGCAAAGAGGTCATTTTTCGGTATATTTGCCTGTGTAATCTGAGTTGAGCATAGTTTTTATGAGCGCGATCGCAAACTCTAACCAACCCGAAGACAAGCCAAAGACTTCGCGAGTTCAAGCTTATTGGCGAAATATCCCTTGGAAAAAGTTAACTAGTTTGGTAATGGCGATCGCCCTGTGCTTTTACCTCACAGCTTGCGGTGGTGATAATAAACCCGTGAGCAAAGCCCCCGTCAAAAAAATTGAGACTGTCGCTACGAACATTGTCGAAGTTTCACCACCTACCGAGATTCAGCGTTTAAGTCGGCTTCTAGAGCGCTACGAGCCACAGGTAAGCATAGTTAGCCCTAAACCTGATGAGGTACTTAATAGTGACCAAGTAGCGGTGAAATTTGACGTTAAAAATTTGCCGATTTTCAAAAATGCTGACTTTGGTTTAGGTCCCCATATCCATGTGACCTTAGATAACCAAGAATACAAAGCGCTTTACGATCTCAACCAAACCACAACCTTTGAGAATCTCTCTCCTGGAACCCATACAATTCGTGCTTTTGCCTCTCGTCCTTGGCATGAAAGTTTTAAAAACAAAGGAGCCTATGCACAGGTTTCCTTTAATGTCTTAACGAAGACTGGCGAAAATACTCCCGATGCCAAAACACCCCTGCTTACCTATAGTCGTCCTGTCGGAACCTACGGTGCAGAGCCAGTAATGTTGGACTTCTACCTCCAAAATGCGCCTTTACATTTACTTGACAAGGATGAACCAACTATTGATGACTGGCAAGTACGCGCCACGATTAATGGTCAAAGCTTTACCTTCGATCGCTGGGAGCCAATTTATTTAAAGGGTCTGAAGTCTGGTAAAAACTGGGTGAAGTTGGAACTTCTCGAAGATGATGGCGATACAATTCCCAATGTGTTTAATAGCACTGCCCATGTGATCAACTTCCAGCCCAATGGTACTGATACCCTCTCCCGTCTAGTGCGTGGTGAAAAGATTGCCAATATCGAAGCGATCGTTAATCCTAACTATGTACCACCAACCCCTGAACCAACTCCTACCCCTGTTGTCGTAACTCCTGTCCCTGCCGTAACTCCTGCTAAGGTTGAAGCAACACCACAGCCTGTGTCACCTGCTCCGACAGCCACACCTCAAGCCGCAGTTAAGACAGAAGAAGTAAAACCTGCGGATAAAGCGCCAGCTTCGGTAGTACCTGTGGTTCCTGTAGTAGTGCCTGTAGTCCCTGCACCAGTTGTTCCTGTTACTCCCGCTCCTATCAAAGTAACGCCGATCGCTC from Pseudanabaena sp. Chao 1811 encodes the following:
- the alaS gene encoding alanine--tRNA ligase, with product MASLPSLTGAEIRAKFLKFFEERNHKVLPSASLVPADPTVLLTIAGMLPFKPIFLGQQEPEVPRATTSQKCIRTNDIENVGRTARHHTFFEMLGNFSFGDYFKKEAIAWGWELVTKVFQLPPDRLVVSVYQTDDEALAIWRDAIGIPAHRIQRMGDDNFWASGATGPCGPCSEIYYDFHPELGDDAIDLEDDSRFLEIYNLVFMELNRDAQGNLTKLKKQNIDTGLGLERMAQVLQGVPNNYETDLIFPIIKKAADIAGLDYHKSDEKVKTSLKVIGDHVRSVVHMIADGINASNVGRGYILRRLLRRVVRHGRLIGISGTFASEVAEVAIALSESVYPNTREREHVIKDEIKIEETRFLQTLERGEKLLEEILAKPEVKASKTISGVDAFTLYDTYGFPLELTQEIAEEEGFSVDADGFESEMKKQQERSQAAHEDIDLLAKDNWVNIAKEIGKTEFLGYTELSSTATVKAILVNGELTKKAIAGSKVQIVLDRTPFYAESGGQVGDRGYLAIGEAIAKISDVQKQADLFIHIGQIERGEIAVGDSVNAQIALSERRRIQAHHTATHLLQSALKKIVDSNVSQAGSLVDSDRLRFDFNLNRAVTAEEIQQIELQINNWIAEAHDSVIEVLPIAQAKAKGAIAMFGEKYGAEVRVMDIPNVSMELCGGTHVKNTSEIGVFKIISETGVASGVRRIEAIAGQAVLEYLTVRDNITKDLSDRFKIKPEEISDRITGLQNELKNSQKEVETLKQQLALVKADSLLTETQPVGDFKVLVAQLPDIEAEALKSAAEKLSAKLGNSAVVLGSFTEDGKVTLVASFSKEVNAKGLQAGKFIGAIAKICGGGGGGRPNLAQAGGKDASKLPEALEAAESQLKQALSNS
- a CDS encoding HsdM family class I SAM-dependent methyltransferase yields the protein MSKKTSKQPPNPLTKWLALNWDRPERSYNPDVRDFLAELLRYPKDCVVTEDKVTGGYPDIKLLTLEKMAWVVGDLKKDDSELTIDHGRHKLWHQKSKYVEGLTRYVLFLTAHYLWVVLPTGDTVVGFEEPLDLTAISFSELQDKLNFLSYEQANHNNLWATFIEGQLPYIYLKLDDEQALERLRQDLQASFTELTISAEQAIASLANEYTQFQHQEQEIERNLVYASQDAQRRAKVRLKFKSDFHRHLFEEILPRFEDQYGRDINAKSNQIKERIRESFVADSVAVLVARVLFLRLVEDLELTKKRKLSNGGPRDWADFVDYLTGDAKALVQLVAEDAGRLYHEPFEQGLFDWIYETNGALDESLQRLIIRFNAYDFAGLSEEILGDIYQSFLPPAKRKRLGEFYTPTALVDWILEQTIFSHGDGKLLDPSCGSGSFLVRYVHRCLQESRNRGISINDSHNPIVRDLQTNVWGFDLNPFAAFISHFQLMWALIRFKPSTTDIPKVHIYNLNSLLKDDDLVPFLGEEFFPDGSIERDRQQWKYIVGNPPYIRAERVKYGDEMKGLWNQIWGQNADTGLVFLYRALTESLESGGWLGMVVSGGYANSEAAAKIWKLLYPNREASLRKIVWLEFAGKIWDANVIPMLLIIEKVPAQDNDKIEIYVPDQASQTLSKNLLKCDRPVKIRYKDFFDAKVSPRITDINLSDSAEGRWGNYLLPLLKPKDIPILKKLYPSSDRGKIVELKQAVEPQLSRNNRPFWFTYGIQRGGTEVTEEPTGENSVQVIAGRSISIGWTGESVGWVDLDMVRERPYGKLSLWAEKMHEKFLVVTNIGLVPTASLVTNGSIAAVDSLIIALPKANLDPKIVVTYINSKLARFYYLVRLRTGVLAGSSRAHVYPRVLEAMPWVKNLNSSIEQTLVDNYNELARLAAIAKDNPDEWLLSEIENLIQARRYRITDRILALNLVHWTAEDIQAEELRLDDRFIRAGESFLELLNADLAELVYKLLMLTAEEDTHISKSVIQKLVVPHNYAEVIQTYKQKVIDFQEVEADFFRVLARIDQTVYEMFELTKEEQAHIESRLSSFPLNKLQPRYPWQTVKPRPIKAYTSDRFV
- a CDS encoding ATP-grasp domain-containing protein, which gives rise to MLTNIRMLIQACKKSSIAYEILHPNQNVVKVKFGDREYYFTNYSTPLTSQSVAEIFKDKQYFYQIFQDVVKMPRTISFISPYCDEKYLEYLEFPSIDKIINEIERNFALPVIIKRNRGSGGNNVFKCTNLPEIRKALDHIFNVNSKNYDYVALVQEPINIVKEYRSVCLNQEQIVLYEKDISQAVFTGNLSPLHWEGAIAKQVNDAQVIQAIDQFIKPIFQKMAIAYVGLDVALDDQGNYWLIEANSHPNFDIFIRDNGEEAIVQLFQKVLEYLKT
- a CDS encoding chlorophyll a/b-binding protein, with protein sequence MSDTTEPKFGFNNFAETWNGRLAMLGFVIGLATELLTGQGILSQIGLL
- a CDS encoding photosystem I reaction center subunit II PsaD; the protein is MSEEQATASFTAPKPTGKTPIWGGSTGGLLNAAFTEEKYLISWDSPKEQVFELPTGGAATMVKGDNLLYLAKKEQALALGTQLRKFKITNYKIWREFPNGDQVYLHPQDGVFPEKVNAGRVAANSVGRKIGDNPNPISVKFTGKATYDA
- the ruvX gene encoding Holliday junction resolvase RuvX; protein product: MLLGFDPGKQKCGVAVMGLDRKLHFQAVIPSAEAIAKVGNLLDSYPISLMVMGDQTASKQWKAKLQASFPDLRIITVDERYSSEEARQRFWDIYPATGLMKLVPRGMRSPDRPIDDIVAAILIERYLSRLISS
- a CDS encoding alpha/beta hydrolase, whose protein sequence is MSQNLQPLFQIFQKFLLPVIRVLVLAYIGLAIALYFGQANMVFMPSKDVLETPKSIGLKFEDIQLTTKDNVNLSAWFVPAKDNNSIGKAVILFCHGNGGNIGNRVSYLPIFKDLGLATFLFDYRGYGKSEGQPSEEGTYKDVEAAWQYLTQERKIPPQKIIIYGESLGGAIASYIAQTTAQQNPQNFAAGLILASTFTSISDRAAELYPFLPIRLLSKFSYNSIERLPNIKIPVLIIHSTEDEIIPFPHGEKNFQVANAPKKLVKLRGDHNGGFLDSSETYRNGINEFTQKI
- a CDS encoding type I restriction endonuclease subunit R — translated: MVRILAISKYVNSLLEVETKFSAQQAISDRFFNEWYEDLPELTEAEKERCDLLKERYLYHRHHGHISEGLVNQIAIAPLLEMASFYDPPFDIRAEYPVQIESVDIDDNEETIYQGRIDTLVIHKKLWVLVIESKGQAFSIESVMAQALTYMLDSPNQSQPTYGFISNGGFSIFLKVLKGEITQYQFSNDFSLYNRKTNELCSVLMILKKISKLFQQT